From a single Trachemys scripta elegans isolate TJP31775 chromosome 17, CAS_Tse_1.0, whole genome shotgun sequence genomic region:
- the RGS3 gene encoding regulator of G-protein signaling 3 isoform X5: MYHTMVDFSEKYLERAKDMKNRLGIFRRRNESPGANPISKLDKAMKSLKPTPEEALKWGESLEKLLLHKYGLAAFRAFLRTEFSEENLEFWLACEEYKKIKSQSKMISKAKKIFAEYIAIQSCKEVNLDSYTREHTKENLQTITRSCFDLAQKRIYGLMEKDSYPRFLRSELYLDIINQKKSSPPL, encoded by the exons GGCCAAAGACATGAAGAACCGACTGGGGATATTTCGACGGCGAAACGAGTCTCCAGGAGCCAACCCCATCAGCAAGCTGGACAAAGCAATGAAATCCCTCAA GCCGACCCCGGAGGAAGCTCTCAAGTGGGGGGAATCTCTCgagaaactgctgctgcacaaat ATGGGCTGGCTGCCTTCCGGGCTTTCCTGCGGACAGAGTTCAGCGAGGAGAACCTGGAGTTCTGGCTTGCGTGCGAGGAGTACAAGAAGATCAAATCCCAGTCCAAGATGATATCCAAGGCCAAGAAGATCTTTGCTGAGTACATTGCTATCCAGTCCTGCAAAGAG GTGAACCTGGACTCCTACACACGGGAGCACACCAAAGAGAACCTGCAGACCATTACCCGGAGCTGCTTCGACCTCGCTCAGAAACGGATCTATGGGCTCATGGAGAAGGACTCTTACCCCCGCTTCCTCCGCTCGGAGTTGTATTTAGACATAATTAACCAGAAGAAATCCAGCCCCCCACTGTAG
- the RGS3 gene encoding regulator of G-protein signaling 3 isoform X4, whose product MPFLRDLSKPQPLEFHSDMLLGMPRPRSGNLPRRHTMKEAKDMKNRLGIFRRRNESPGANPISKLDKAMKSLKPTPEEALKWGESLEKLLLHKYGLAAFRAFLRTEFSEENLEFWLACEEYKKIKSQSKMISKAKKIFAEYIAIQSCKEVNLDSYTREHTKENLQTITRSCFDLAQKRIYGLMEKDSYPRFLRSELYLDIINQKKSSPPL is encoded by the exons ATGCCCTTCCTCCGAGACCTCtccaagccccagcccctggaaTTCCACTCGGACATGCTGCTGGGCATGCCCCGGCCACGCAGCGGGAACCTGCCGCGCCGGCACACCATGAAGGA GGCCAAAGACATGAAGAACCGACTGGGGATATTTCGACGGCGAAACGAGTCTCCAGGAGCCAACCCCATCAGCAAGCTGGACAAAGCAATGAAATCCCTCAA GCCGACCCCGGAGGAAGCTCTCAAGTGGGGGGAATCTCTCgagaaactgctgctgcacaaat ATGGGCTGGCTGCCTTCCGGGCTTTCCTGCGGACAGAGTTCAGCGAGGAGAACCTGGAGTTCTGGCTTGCGTGCGAGGAGTACAAGAAGATCAAATCCCAGTCCAAGATGATATCCAAGGCCAAGAAGATCTTTGCTGAGTACATTGCTATCCAGTCCTGCAAAGAG GTGAACCTGGACTCCTACACACGGGAGCACACCAAAGAGAACCTGCAGACCATTACCCGGAGCTGCTTCGACCTCGCTCAGAAACGGATCTATGGGCTCATGGAGAAGGACTCTTACCCCCGCTTCCTCCGCTCGGAGTTGTATTTAGACATAATTAACCAGAAGAAATCCAGCCCCCCACTGTAG